GGAAAACCTGCGCCTCACCGGGACCAGCGACTGCATGCCCGTGGCGCACCTGGGCGTTGTCGCCTATCACCCCGGCGAACCGGCGAGCGACGTGCTGCTGCGCCTCGATCAGGCATTGACCCAAGCCCGGCAACATCCAGAGCGGCCATGGATACACCTGGCCCACTCCGATACTGTGCAGAACCAGTCCCAACACGACTGGCGCAGCTGGATCGACGACGCGCTGACCGAAGGCAAGCTGCAGTTGTATTTCCAACCAGTGGTGCAATGCAGCGACACCAGCCAGGTACTGCATCACAAAGTCCTCGCACGCCTGCTCGACCCGCAGGGCGAGGCAATTGCCGCCGGGCATTTCCTGCCGTGGATCGAGCGCCTTGGCTGGTCGGCGCGATTCGATCTGGCGATGCTCGAAACCACCCTTGAATACCTCGCCGCCAACCGTTGGCCGCTCGCGCTGAGCCTGTCCGGCAGCACTCTGCGCGATCAGACCCAGCTGAAACTGATCTGCGACATACTTGAATCACTGCCGGAACTGGCGCCGCTGCTGACCCTGGAAATCGACGAACGCCAACTGCCGCCCCCCGAAGAACTGCAACGCCTGAGTCACAGCCTGCTCAACACCGGTTATCGCATCGGTTTGCAGCACTTCGGCGGCAGCTTCAGCCAGATTGGTAACCTGACGCAACTGGGACTGGCTTACCTGAAAATAGACGGAGCCTACATTCGGGGTATTGATGAACAGACTGACAAGCGACTGTTCATCGAGGCAATTTTCCGGGCGACCAACAGCATTGATTTGCCGTTGATTGCCGAGATGGTGGAGACCCAGGAGGAGTTGGAAGTGATACGGGAGTTGGGGTTGTTTGGGGTGATGGGAAGACTGATTGGGCCACCGGAGCCGATGTGAGTCGCAAGGCCCGTATCATCAGATACAGCGCGTCATCGCGAGCAAGCTCGCGCCCACAGGCGTTCGGTGCTGGCGCCTCAGGGGCGGCGATCCTCGACCCGAGCCTGACTCTTGCTCCAATCGGTCAACAGGCTGTAAGCCACGGCCAACAACGTAGGGCCAATAAACAACCCGATAAACCCAAACGCAATCAACCCGCCAAACACTCCGAGCAGCACAATTACCAACGGCAAGTTCCCACCCCGACTGATCAAGTACGGCTTAAGCACGTTGTCGACCCCGCTGATAATGAACGTCCCCCAGATTCCGAGGAACACCGCCATCCCGTACTCGCCCTTCCAGGCCAACCACGCCGTGGCCGGAATCCACACCAACGGCGGCCCCATCGGAATCAGACTGAGCAAAAACGTCACAATCCCCAACACCAGCGCCCCGGGCACGCCGGCAATCAGGAAGCCGATCAATGCCAGCACTGCCTGAGCCGCCGCTGTGCCGATCACCCCGTTGACCACGCGCTGCACGGTGCCCGCCACCAATTCGATGTAGTAGCTGGCGCGGTCACCAATCAGCCGCTCCAGCAACCCATGGACAAACACCGCCAACCGCGGCCCGTCCCGGTAGAAAAAGAACACAAAGACAATACTCAGCGTCAGCTCAAGGATGCCGCCACCAATCTGCGCACTGCGCGCCAGCAACCAGTTACCGACCTGCCCCAGATAAGGCTTGATCGCCAGCATCATCGCCGCGCCTTGCTGATCGATGCTGTTCCAGATACCCACCAACCGCTCGCCGACCAAGGGAATAGCGCCCAGCCAGGCCGGTGCTTCAGGCAGACCATCGACTTGTACATCCTTGATGAACACCGTGACATCGCGTACATGATCCGCCAGGTTGAAACCCAGCCACACCAACGGTACTGCCACCAACAACATCCAGCCTAACGTCAGTAACAGCGCCGCCAGGGATTCACGGCCATTGAGCCAACGGGTCAACAAACGCATCAGCGGCCAACTGGCAAACGCCAGCACCGCGCCCCAGAACAGCGCCGACCAGAACGGCGCCATCACCCAGAAGCTCGCGCCAAATAGCACCAGAAGCAGAATCTGCACCAACAGCCGATCGTTACTGGGCATGTATGATCCCGAAAAAAGTCAGACGAAAAGGTCAGTCACCAAAGAGTAGGCGAACGCGCAGAACGCGTTCGCCCAATGAAGCTTATCGCAACAGCTCGAAGTGCAGGCCAGAGCCTTCGACGCTGCCGGTTTCCATCCGCGCCGTGCGCACGCCCTGGCTGATCAGTGCCTGGCGCCAGGCTTCGGCACTGGGCCCGGAAATGCTGACTCGCAGTGTGGTGTCCAGGTTCAGGCCTCGGGAAATCAAACGCAGCCAGGTGTCGTCAGGGTCACCGTTGAGTTTGGGGAAATCGAGTTTCCCGGTGCTTTTGAGCTGGCGCAGCAACGTCGCGGACGTCGGCAACAAATCACCCAGCGGCGCCGAGGCATCGAACTGCTCAACGTGCAGATAAGCCCTGCGATTACCGCGAGTGATGCTGTAAAGCGCCACCAGGGTGTTGTCTTGAGGCGCCGCCAGACGCAGCAGCAAATAAGCCTGCTGATTATCGGCGCCATATAGCTTGGCGTTGCCGAAGACTTCATTGGCCCACAGGCTGCTTTCCCCACAATCCCGGGCCTGACACCAGAACAACAGCTCGGCGCCCTGTTTTTGCAAGGCTTCGCGAGCGATGGTGAAGGCATCGGTCGAGGAATGCTCCGGTGGCAATTCGTAGGTCACCGAGGTGGTTTGACCCCGGGCGGTGACTTGGCCGTCAAAGCGCAACTGGCCACTGATCTTGCGGATCGAACCCAGCGGGTAGATCCGCTCAAGCTCGACAGCCGGGCGATAGTCGACGATCTGCGCATCGGCCATACGCGGCACGATCGGCAGGTCCTGACTGCCAGGGACATCAGCGGCAAATAAAAGAGGACTGAAACAACACAGTGCCAGCAAAGTGAGTGAACGCATGGATAGACTCATCGAATCAGCATGGCCTGGGCACCCTTGATGACACTGTCGTCATCGATGCGCTCGGGCACCAGTAAACCGCGTTGTACCGCAGGGCGCGCCTCCATTGTCGCCATCCAGCGCTGCAGGGCTGA
This genomic stretch from Pseudomonas wuhanensis harbors:
- a CDS encoding AI-2E family transporter is translated as MPSNDRLLVQILLLVLFGASFWVMAPFWSALFWGAVLAFASWPLMRLLTRWLNGRESLAALLLTLGWMLLVAVPLVWLGFNLADHVRDVTVFIKDVQVDGLPEAPAWLGAIPLVGERLVGIWNSIDQQGAAMMLAIKPYLGQVGNWLLARSAQIGGGILELTLSIVFVFFFYRDGPRLAVFVHGLLERLIGDRASYYIELVAGTVQRVVNGVIGTAAAQAVLALIGFLIAGVPGALVLGIVTFLLSLIPMGPPLVWIPATAWLAWKGEYGMAVFLGIWGTFIISGVDNVLKPYLISRGGNLPLVIVLLGVFGGLIAFGFIGLFIGPTLLAVAYSLLTDWSKSQARVEDRRP
- a CDS encoding DUF4892 domain-containing protein, with amino-acid sequence MRSLTLLALCCFSPLLFAADVPGSQDLPIVPRMADAQIVDYRPAVELERIYPLGSIRKISGQLRFDGQVTARGQTTSVTYELPPEHSSTDAFTIAREALQKQGAELLFWCQARDCGESSLWANEVFGNAKLYGADNQQAYLLLRLAAPQDNTLVALYSITRGNRRAYLHVEQFDASAPLGDLLPTSATLLRQLKSTGKLDFPKLNGDPDDTWLRLISRGLNLDTTLRVSISGPSAEAWRQALISQGVRTARMETGSVEGSGLHFELLR